Genomic window (Sparus aurata chromosome 19, fSpaAur1.1, whole genome shotgun sequence):
GGTGAGGTAGCCGGTGGCTtgccgcctgcctgcctgcatgcCTGCGACACACCAGAATTACCAgctgaggggagagagggatgaagggaagagaggaggggtaccattaaaatgcaaaatcaCCACTGTGGTGCAGTGCAGTGCCTCGCTCCCTCACTCTTTCTCTGAGGCAGCCATCTTATGATGGAACGAGTATGTGTTTGatggtgtgtgaatgtgtgtccgtttgtgcctgtgtgtgtgcgcgtgtgtgtgcgcgcatgcatctatatgtctgtgtgtttgatagAGTGTAGAGTCAAGCGGCGGCGAGGAATGGTGAGATGGCGTGGGGTTGGCAGGCGGGTTTGcgtgcgcgagtgtgtgtgtgtgtgtgtgcgaggcagGGGTGATAAATCAGAGCTAGGTAAAGGCTTTTTAATGCAGCGGACCCCTCTCCCAGCCTCCATCTTCTGTCAGGGCTCAGTAAAAGATGAGAGCCCCCTGGGGAACAGCACTAGCCCGCAGCATAGCAGGACTACGCcgcaggtcacacacacacacacacacacacacacacgtaaacgCACACACAGGGGCCTGACGCATAGCCACTGACTAGGCCTTGTGAATGAGTGAATACATGAATAACTGAATCTATTGAATGcatgaatatataaataaaactttacACAGGAGCCACGTTTATTGATGAACACCCTCCCTCcccaaataaatgtgtttttcaaatgatttccAAATGAATTCCTAAATGATTTATGGCCGGTGATATTGCATTTATATCAGAGAAAATATTTTTCGTCGCAAACAGAATGGATATTTGGTTCATTTCTGCTCGTGCTCCTAGGGTCAAGCAGCCTTTGTCGATGATGTGCCTTGAGTCTTGAAGCAGCCCCAAGTTTCAGGGGGCCGGATATGAAAAATATGTGGAATTTGCCGACATCTGACAATACTTAGTCGGCAATATATCTCCTGTCtgatagaaaaatgtgttctgAATTGCAGATACACTCTCTCCTCTGGCATAcctttttaatttgactttgaGGGAAAACACGCCGGGGCTCCCAGATAGACAAGCCGAGATATGACTGCTGAATGTTGTGTAGGCCTTTGTGGATGGGGCAGACAGGACTCCAGCAGCTTGGCGCACAAGACGAGCACAAGCACTCGAGAACATAATACTTGACAACGAGCCCAGAGTGTCAGTTAGCCCTACAGAGAGAAGTCTGGCATGTTTGTGAAGAGGATGAAAACAGAGACTATGAAAATGCCAGAGAGCTGATTCTGAGTTAGAAATTCAGGAGAAATCTGGGGCCTCAatttatgccttttttttttttttttataactctGTCTAGTTATTGAACAATCTAGCATTACTTCCCGGAGGAGGGCACTGCGCATTCGCCAAACCACGGACGTCTTAATCTTGGAGAATGGATGATTATAGAAATTGGTTTTATTTCATGGATTTACTTGAAATgatgtaaagaaaagaaaaaaaaaaaacaccagactGTAATGTGAGGCACAGACCAACAGGCACAGGCTGTCTTTTGTATATTACGCCACACTATACTTGACCCTGCTCTAACAGGGTCGCTTTTGGTATGCATATATATTAATTTGGTAGGCGCTACAggaatataaatgaataatttaGTTGACATGGTCCCACTCGGAACAATCCTCTTAGTATGGCTTAACGCTCCACATATTAGGCTAAACCACCACACATGAATTGTCTGGCAGTGACTGAGAGTCATATCTTAACCTCAACCAAATATTAGGGAATTACATTATAAGCAGACATGGCAGCTGATTATTATGAAGAGTGCCACACACAAGAGAAATTGAAGCTGCGCCACATACAGAAAGTATACAGTATTACCCCTCATCAGCCAGTGATCCCTTCATTACTATGCAGACCGGTGGGAACCTCAGTGATCTCCAATGTCtctgacatttcttttcttttcttcttttggtCTGAAATGTGCcttgagacaaagaaaaaaatgaacttTTTCTGTGGATTTCACACAGGCACAAGAAGTTAGCATAGCAATTAATAAGCTAACGGACTGATCAATAGCCTATAGAGCTCTGTATATAATTTTTTTGCCAAGTGAAAAGTCTGAGGGCATTTCGAGCTAACGTTGGTAGCATGCTAGCTGAGTAACAAGAGTGCGTTCATATGTCttttaacacaacatttcatAAAACCGGCTATGCACCGGCTAACAACCTCCTCACCTATTTGTCACCATGCATTATTGGTCCTGTCTTGGTGTTGATAATGCTCCATGCAGATATAAAAACAGAGTAAATGAATGCTGCAGGCAGTGATAATTGGGCCCTCCCACACCCATGTGTTTTCAGGATGTGTGGTTGCTATGGCCTTGTTGCCAACATCAACATGAATCGGTCAACGCAGCTCTGAAGTTTTATTTGCACTGAAGTAGATCTGTTCAACCTGTGCAGAGAAAAAGTACAATATAGTATAGAAAATTTCCCTTCCTGTGACCACTAGATGGCGTTTCGATGCGATTATTGTTTAATTACTCAACATGTGAGGTTTGGGGCACGTGCAGTTCGGGTTACAGCAACTAAAAAGTGGAGCCATAAATATCTTCTCACCACAAACGTCTAGGGTCAAGGCCGAATTTGAAATAGATTTGGTTAACTATGGTAGGGAGTACAATGTGATTATATAGCCAAAAATTTGCCCAAcattcaaaatggctgacttcctgtggtGTTTATGTCATGGCCCCAAGAGACTTTTTTGTGGATCTAGGTTTGATACACATGTGTGTCAAGTTTCATACATTTAGGTAAAAGGTTGCGGCAGGGGCTGCTTTTTAGGGGCACTAGTGAGATTCACCAATGTGCAAGACCTGTgaaatatgtacattttcaaGTTTTGTGAGCTTTTCTgccagtttttttaaattttttaaattttaatttaattttaattatgtgaaataataataatttgcgTTACAATAGGGTCTTGGCAGTGGTTGGTGCTCAGATTCGCTCACGTTTTCAGGGTGTCATTGCTATCATCTGTGGAGAAATGCATTTCCTCGCGCTAAATGCTTGGGGTGTATGACTGTTTGGGAACACGACAGGAGAGACTTTAGGAGGCAGGATTTTGCCTGCTGGGAAAGTACAGACTCCACAGTGGATGTTTAGACCTCATGTACTACATCTGAACAACATCATAATCAAAGTTTTTTCTTCAGGTTACAGCTCCATGCTCACTCAAGGGTATATCAGCTCTCCTCgcgactgtgtgtttgtgtgtttagctGGGTTCAGTTGGGTTTGTGCCGCAACTCTGTGTCGAGATGAGAAGGttaatgtgcatgtttgtgtgtgtttatcattcttttcttgtgcatgtgtgtctccGCGCATCTGTTGGACTGAGCAGGTTAATGCCGGTTGACACATGCGGTTCACTGATCTCCTAGAGGAGTCGAGACTCGCAGCTCAAAACCTTCACACACAGGTATCCATGGCAACCACAAAAATTATATTTCTTCCTTCTCCGGCAAGCTGGAGATTCCAAGATGCTGAAATGCACAAATACATTGTCATTACCCAGCAGCCTCATACTTAACAGGGTTAGGCTGTTTTTGCCCGCTGTTCTCATTGTTCGGTGTGTTGCCTACACATGTAATTTAGAAATTCCTCGTGTTGGCTTTCGCAAGGCAGGAACTCCACATTATCTTTACATGCGGGATTCTTTCTCGGCCAACGTCAGTATgctttatcaaaaaaaaatctttccaTCCATGGCTATTATTACGAGCCTTACATATTTTTTGTTCTCAGCTTGGCTCTAAGATTCTAAATATTAGATCTTGTCAATGAATTGAAGTAATGGTAGAGAGATTGGCAGGACATTATTAAATATTCATGTCACTTTACATGTGCTCCTGCTTGTATTTGGTTGCTTGTGTGGATTGAAGGCCTTGTAGTAGCATTGATTGACAGATGATGGGGAATAAAGCTCTGTTCTACACCACTATCTTCCGCTGTTGTAGCTGACAACTTCTGGTTGATTGCACAATGATCAGAggcccaccgcccccccccaccaccaccaccaataGCGGTACATATTTATGGAAATGAGTCTATAGACTGAGCACCTacgatataaaataaaatatctgttCACCGTGTTGTTGGTGCAAGAAGAGCTTGACAATAAGAGGACGAAAAACAAATATGTCACTACTTATTGCAGCGTGACTTTGCATATAATCTGCATAAACTGGAGACAAACTAAATGTGTGACCATTCTGATATACATCTTCGAATAACTTCAGTAACCTTAAAGTGGAACTTGATATGTTTTGCCATGTTTAAGTGTTTAATATATTTCACACCGGACAGAAAACCTACTAACACTAACATCTAATGTCTTCAGTGAGAAAGGGTACAATCTCATTCAGTTGTGGGTCAAATGACTCTGCTACAGTAGTCGGCAGTGATGGATCCATGACAACCCGATGGACACGCACATTTTCTGACCTGATGCTATGACGGTTCTGGATTGCTTGTAAATACTTTTCCATTCAAGTAGTGCTCGGACATCATTCAGTCTGCGTTCGGTTTGAAAGACAGTGACCACAGTAACATTTTCCCTGGccattgtgctgctttctgttccCTGTTTTTTCAAGCGCATTTGTGACTTTGAATGTGAAAaaagggtggaaaaaaaagaaaggcaaactTGTCTCCTTTATGGAAAAGGCATCAATCGCCAATTTTTTTGTTAGCATATTTTTTGGGCTTAATTCTTATAAGTGACTAATGgggacaatatttttttaaaattgttgcAGTATTGAGTGAGAGCACTGTGGTTGGTAGCCATAAAAATGGGCCGCAATGTACCCCTTTTGGGGCGACTGTGCACTGCTGACGTACAGCATATTCACGAAAAGTGCAGTTTTTTGCCACAGATGAATCAGATTGTTATTATAAGTATCTATCAGCATTATGGATGGAGAAATAGAATATTTGTCCTTAGCTTTTCGCTCAATccagtctttttgttttcatgtcaaaCCCAGtctcacttaaaaaaaaaaaagtctaattttGAAGTCTCGCGAAAACTGCGTTGCTGCAGTTGGAGAGAATGCTGCTGGAAAAGTTACAGGAAGtgtagctttaaaaaaaacccacacagtTTCCATACACAACCCTTGTTGGATAGGGACACGCTGAAGTTTTGGCTATTTGTGTTCTGAAGGCGCGTAATGGTCCTGAAGGATTACATAGTAACTTATTTTGTGGCTGTGACTGTTGCTGCAGCACTCTGGCTCCATACTGGACTAATTTCAAAAATTGCTCACTTAGATGcataaaacatgtgaaaattTGGTCTAGATAACGACTGAAATGACCCTTTAATGCAACTTAAAATTGTCTGTTGGAATGattttgctttaaatgtaatttcctAGCTTGCACACCGCACATCAAATATCTTTCTCTAACAATCCTGCCCATGACTATATCGTACCAATAGGTGTATTACTGCCGGAGCCGAGCGCATGCCTCCCTTTTTCATCTCTTTGAGGGGAAATAGGAGTAAGCACATTGCGTCCTGCACCACATTCCTGAACAAGCAGAGGTTCAATCACATTTGCAGAAGTTATCAAAACTTTAAAGAGCTCAGCTGGCGCCTTAAGCCACAGGAAATTCACTGGGACATCTGGAGGGATGTGAGCAGATTATTGCTCATTTAGTCTGTTCTAGACATCAGTAGGAGGAGGACTGAGATGGctaaacacacgcacagactaaaggatgcgcacacacacacaaacgggcTTGGCTTTGGCAGATCTTACCCCGGGCgcaccacaacacacctgtgTATAATCCCCCCGTGATGCCCTCTGGTCGTTTGTCCAATCCCCTCGCTGCTCCTGTCCCCGCTCATCCAATCGGAGGACAGGTCAGGTAAAGTTTGCTCCCATCCCTTTAGCCCTGTGTTAGAGTAAGAGGatgtgaaatataaaataagttGAAAAAACACACTGCTGGTGCATGTTTGCTGTTTTGATCTGCTGCGGTTGAATACCTCACTCGTCCAGTCAttttgcattgttattttttatgttcTGTGAATTAGACTCCAGAAAAGCTGTGTTCCATGATGTGtgaaggcagaaaaaaagaagtgatgTTTAGATCAGACCTACATTTATAATGTATGcaataaaaaaactgttagaatatttcatttttaagcaAATTAACTCTATTGTATTATATCCATCGAATATTCGTGGAGGTGGATAAGTAAATAGACACATTTGCCCGACAAGATCTATGATACTGTGTTTAAACAGGTCTCCCTTCTACATTCGTGACTGTATGCATGCTGTCAGAGATATCTTTGGTTCTGATGTGGAGTAGGAGGATGCAGCctacatttaaactttttaaagttATACAGTAGCATCACCTCTATCGATGTGCATCATAAGATGCAGCCCTTTTCTATCGTATTTTCTTGATCTCTGAATTTGCTCTTCCAAACTACACATATTGAGGTGAACATATAGATCCTATATAGATCTAGAATTATCCTGGGTCTCGAGAACAAAAAGGGAAAGGCCAAATTCTATATATTCCCAAACCAGCGCAGCTCCATCTTTCTCAACGTGTGAAATGCAACCAGACAAAACCTCAACGTCCACGATAAAAGCTCAGGAAATTACTTCCTTATTTTAGGCGTGATTGATTGTTCCCCTGACCTGTTAGACTGAAGAGGTGGTTAAGAAGAGGAGGCAGACTAAGATAATTGGGCCCGGTGGTACCAAAAGCCCGGCAGGTGTTGAAAGAACTCTCATAACGCAGGTACCTGCAGCGACTGCAGCCCTGAACTCGAGCACACCCAGGATTTCACTACCTTGGAGGAATTTTGGTGTTTTATGTTTGGCATGTCTTTTATTGAATAGATGAAATATGAGAGACACTTGTAACTCCTATTGACATATTGGACATgccacaagaaaaagaaaactgaaacaaacataCAGGTGTCAAAAATCCTCGGAGGTGTCAACaaataaatgttgcattttttgtttcatcttttcTTGGCATGAAAATAATGTCATTCGCTCTTTGAAAGTGATGTCAGTTGTTGGAAATACCTCCCCATTACAAGAGGGATGTAATTCCCTTACCTGTTGAAAAGTCGGTAAAAAGCTCGCACCGTGAGCGCAAGGATCCGAGCCGGAACTGTGTTGAGGTGAGAAAGCGCGGGTGTTTTCACTCTTTCCCTTTTTCTAATTTCATTAGTGATGCATGGGGCTTTCTGAGTCCTTCTAGCCAATTCAAATGAAGAGGTAAAAGCCAGGCATAAGCTTAAATGATAACATTCTTGTCTCAGAGAAAAATATGCATGTACGAATCAGAGCTATTGTACTATCCTTATTATTATCTGCAAGCCAAGGGCTCTGTTCCAATTAAAGAATACCACAGATGGACCATTCAacaagcatgcacacaaacgAACCTACAATAGGTACAGTAAAGTACCCAGTATTACAGAGCCCAGAGAAGagctttttactttaaaaactatttaatcAGGAAAATCAACGCCTAACATCAAAGAAATGGAGATGAGGGACAGGCGGATAAAGAGGCTCATCAAAGAAGGAGATCTAGTTAGGGATTCAACGCCCTAATTCCCTTTCTCTTAAAACCTTCGTCAGAgggggcacagggccaatttgCTCCCTAAATGGCTGCGTGTGAATGTGCAGATTGCTTTGCATAGCCGCTGGGAATCTgggcttcttcctctttttcttctccacGCGGAGCCTGTGAATTAGAAAAGATCCAAAGACAGATAGGCTTAACGGAGCCCCAGCTACCTTCCTTAAGTCCAGAGCCCTGTTCCAACTTCCAACTAATTCAATCCATGGCCTAACTCAATTAATAGACTTTAATGCACTGtttcttctttatcttttcTCTTTCCTGAGGATTGGGGACTTCACTTAAGAGTTGCAGAGTAATATCTGCAAAAAGGTTTGGATTGTAAGTCTGTCTGAATGCTAAGACAATGACATGTCCCAGTGGCATTACGGCTGATCATATATGCATCCCTAATCTTTAACATCTCCTTAATCTCGCTTGCTGGGACTTGCCGTACATTAATGTGATGTAGTGCATAAAATATTGACAAATGCTCTTCCGTGTCTCAGGCTTTACATGCGTTGCTATAGGATTCATTAGTCAAAATGTCCTTGATCTGAGAGAGGACCCCCCCTAGTGTGTCAAAACCAATCATCATCTAGGATTGTAACCCCCACTTCAAggtgtacattttcttttaatccaACGAGGGGCTATTTCAGTACTTTTATATGAGCTTTAAACCATACAATTCATTAACTTTGGCCTTGCATTAACACCAAGGACATGTACTCCCGCACATACACTCTACAGACCTCCGGAAGTTCGAGGACAAATAAAGATCACATTGGTCAGTtacataaataatttaagatcaGCCAGTACGCTGGCCCGCTATTCTTCAGGGCATTCATGCACCTCATGAGGACAAATATTTCATGCTTTATCCTCTCTGCTCACTGGAAACATTAACCTCATCTGAGTGCAAATGTGTGTACGTCTTTCTGAGCCGCCAGATCTGAGGCCGGCTCCCCGCAATAGGCTTTCTATCACGCCTGCAGTTCCGATTGATCGTCTCGGCAATCAGCAATTAAGCCCTAGTGATCAGAGCcggagaggggaggaagggggagggaaggagaggtgGGAGGTagcccccaccaccaccaccccctcacCCTCACTCCTCTCTTGTCAGCCCAGGAAAGGCTTCACTCAGCTGGGGTGCGTTTGGCCCGGGGCTGGGCTCACTGGTGGAGGTTAACTCCAGCATAAATAAGCATCTTTGGACTCATTACAGGGATTAGAGAGTAATTCGCCTGCGAGGAAGGAGACGACTGCCAGGGTTTTGGTACAGTTTACTACAGTCTTATAGGGGCGAGGGCCCTAGAGattacagagggagagagatggaaagGCAGCAAAAGAGAGAAAGGCCAAGGGAAAAGAGAGGCTGGctgtcaagtgtgtgtgtgtgagtcaatCCAAGCCCCCGGCTGCCCCCTTGATCTTGAGCATGTTGGGGTGCTGTGAAAACGGATAATGGGAGTTAGAACGACCGGGCCTGTCTAGAGAGAAGTGTGCTGATTGTTATAACTttccctcatctctctctcctccacttaACTAAATAAACACCCAAGAGGTAGCACTCTATCAATTTTAATGATGTTGAAATACAATTTAGGcacaaaatacacaacaaatGCTAATTTGGCCATGATGAGAGGCATCAGAAATTCCTCCCATTATTTATTCAGCTGACTTTCTGCATTTTTCATCAGAACAAATATTCCCatttcaacaaacacacacacactcgtacaaacatacacacccacacgcgcacacacacacgcatacacatgTGCTAACAGGCAGCCAATTTGGAGCATAAATCAACACGTTCACTCATCAAATATATGCTCTGTGTGGTTCTCCGTAGTCTGTCCAGTGCACCAAAGACAAATAGTTCTGTCCAAAGTCCAGCCGGAGAAACGGAGAGGGGGCAGAGGATTGTCAATATATGCGCACATACATTAAACATAGCAGGACGGTGTGTACAGAAAAGACACAGACATCATACAGACTGAAGTCCAGTCACAGACTCATACATGACTGCCATGTGACTCGTCCAGAAACGAGGGCTGCGCCCAAAAGAGGCACCGCTTTCTTTATGTTTCATTATATTACTGTCAATCTAAGTGTCTTTACACAATGAAGTTTAATTATTAGTCATATCTTATCAAAATGTGGTAAACTTTAAGACacgttcatcatcatcatacaaataatacaataagTCCCTACAATTTCAAAACAAACTCAGCCATGACAGCTCCtttacatcatcatcacctgccaatcatctccacctccatcttGACCAGCTTGGGCTCTCCCGCCTCCACACCACATTTGGGACAGGTGAGGTAAGCGTCTGCAATGCTGTGGCTTTTGATGCAGTAGTAGCAGAAAACATGCTGGCAGCCCGCCGTATGAGGCATGGTCGGCCACTCTCCACACAGTCCGCACTCTTTGAACACCCCTTGTCCTTCCGGTGCTGCCGCCCCGTCGGTTTTCTCACGCCCATAAACAATCGAAGATACTCTTGCCTTCAGTTTCCTTGTATCGATCAGCGGTAACAGGAAGATGAGGAACTCAGCAAAGCCGTGCCAAAGCAACTCGCGGTTCATGTACTGGTAGGTCACGTCCCGGACCACGTTGGGCTTGCTGAAAACCGCCCGAGCTCCAACGATCCTTTCCGCCAGGACGGGATGGTGACCTTTTCTTAGGAACACAAGGAAGTTGATGAGACTAGTGAGCTGGGCGATACTAGAAACAAGGTTCAGGCATTTGCGGAGACCCTGTTGGAGTAAACCACCTTCAGACATGGGCCCTCCTGTGCTCAAACCGAGCAGCAGACTGTGGGAGCGTTCCTGAAGCCAGCGCGGACCTGCGGTGAGCAGCAACAGACTCAACTTCTGCCTGCGGGAAAGAGGTCTGAAACGTGGAGACGAGGAGAGGGTGTTGTGGTAGCGCAGGCTCAGTAAGGACTGGCCCACTGTGGCATTGCTAGAGTACAGTGTGAACCTCCAcaggagcagctggagcagTGCCCTCAATTCAGGCTCCAGAGGGGTGAGCAGGCCTGGGCGGTAGTTCTGGAAGCACTGGGAGAACTGGGTCCAAAGCAGCTGCTCAAGGGCTGAATCCAGCTCGAGGGCATCCAGCTGGCTGATGCGCAATACCGGCGTCTGCGGGTCAGCATCAGTTTCTGGACCTCTAGCTGTCCTTTTTCCATCGTGCTTGTTCTCCAAATCTGttgggaaaacaaacaacaacgatGTACatgttaatcatgtttttaaggtttttctTGAGTAGATTTTGTTGTTTACACACCATCGGAAAAGGCAATGAGATTGATATCTTTATCAGCCGGGTCATATTTTCGTTTAGTTTGGGCCATTATTCTTAGCCATGATCTGACTTTCTGCTAATGTGTCTTACTGGATGAAAAAAAGCATCCACATGCTAAAATCTGTGTAAAATCTTTTGGATTTCAACAAGGTTTTTGACCCTTTTCAGGGTATGAACAGCTAACAAATGAATGCATCAGTACAAAAGATTCAAAGAACATCTCTTAATTGGCATTATGCTGCAGTCAAGGGCTTCTTGGATGGTCCCACTTCCAGAGTTCAGAAGTCGTTTTTCCGAGctcagtgtgttcatgtgtgtcagGTTGGAATGTTGGGGAAACACGGGTGCCAAAAAGAAGTTGCTTTGCATTTAATCGCTTAGAAAGTTTAACCACCACATTGACAGCCGTTTCCAGTATTTGAGTGACAAGAAAGAGCAAAAGGGAACGGATCATGTAAGCCATGTAACATATTGCACAAACATGCAGGCTACCATCAACCCAATGTTTTCTTTCGTCCGCCGTGTTTCAGCTTTCCGTGTTGGTGCTCTGACTTGAGCGGGCGTTCACATGAATTTCCCAGTGGGAAATATGTTTTCCTTCCAATTATTCTGACACCACATGAATGCATTATCAATGCAGAACACACATATGTGGCTAAACATCAAGGGTACTGTAGTCCCGGTTAAGGTGGACTACAAATTAAAGACACAGTATCTAACGAGATAGTCAGGAAACACAAAGCACCTCAATTACACAAAATTCACAATATACACAACAAGATGTGACATACAAAAATAGAAGTAAATGCTACGTAAACATCAGGCTATAACCATTATAAAGCATAGGGTATATACAATTGGTTATAGTATATTCATAACCAAGCACTCTTCAAAATTAATGGTCTAAAGTAACGCTATCCCCGATGATGGCCAAACTACGAAAAGATATGATCCCGGTTGTTATAAAAAGCCCTGAATATTTCCTAAAACTTCCAATGATCAAGTACATAAATGTCTCAGGACTTTCCACTATCAAAAACCTTATTAACATATCAGCAACCCCATACTTGATTTATTAAAGTCGTGAACAAAATATACACAGTGGCACAACTATTAAAAGGACAGCGAGGTTGTATGGAGGAATGAGGCCCCGGAGGTGAGGCCCATCCTGTTAGGAaggttattttttctttatacaTAGGAGCGGAAATCACTTTTCACATGTAAAACCCGTCCTTAATGCAACCTTTGAGCCGCGCTATGCAGAGGAGCAGGGGGTCTTAGACTGCTCTCTCCagtgtataaacacacacaatccagCACACACTcatagacagacacacacacacactcacagaggaGGCGAAGCCCAGGGGCTCTTGGTGCCTGCTCCCTCTGGAGATAGGGGTGTGTGTACAAATCACATCACTAGGGATTAGGCTAACGGCACAGTCTCTGGTACACCGTAAACATCTGCCAAATGTGGAACAATTTTCCTTCCCCCTAGAGTCGACTCCATATGGGATCTTGCCATTGTGAGGTCTGGGCTATTTTGCGCCGCATACGTTTTCCAAACTGCTccgagtcccccccccccccccccccccaagtttTATCTGCCCTCTCCTCAAATGAAACGCTTAAGAAGTGGGAGACTAACTAACGCAAGGAGAGACAGAGCAAGAGgcccacagagagagagagacagagaggcctTTTTTTGACAGTGGCTTTTGTGTCTCGCTGAACAGGATTTGTCACGAGGCTTTAAAAGAGATTTCAGCCTGGTAAATATGGCAGTtttgacagaaagagagagagatgatggtCACTTTAGACGTTTTCTCGAggaggtaaaaaaataaaaaataaatacctaATATGCGGTGGCAATGCTCGGGTTTACTGTGGCGCACAGGACCATCTGTGTATTCATGATGTTTCAATAGAGCCAGGATACACCGTCCAACTAAGTTAGAATTagcaaatgaatgaaaaaagagTGAATTCACGCCGAAGTAAGCAGGTGTGACAAATTCATTGAGCTGCATTTGAAATGCTGCCATGTTTAGTGACTAGAACC
Coding sequences:
- the pex2 gene encoding peroxisome biogenesis factor 2 isoform X1; its protein translation is MRESSSQYISSDLENKHDGKRTARGPETDADPQTPVLRISQLDALELDSALEQLLWTQFSQCFQNYRPGLLTPLEPELRALLQLLLWRFTLYSSNATVGQSLLSLRYHNTLSSSPRFRPLSRRQKLSLLLLTAGPRWLQERSHSLLLGLSTGGPMSEGGLLQQGLRKCLNLVSSIAQLTSLINFLVFLRKGHHPVLAERIVGARAVFSKPNVVRDVTYQYMNRELLWHGFAEFLIFLLPLIDTRKLKARVSSIVYGREKTDGAAAPEGQGVFKECGLCGEWPTMPHTAGCQHVFCYYCIKSHSIADAYLTCPKCGVEAGEPKLVKMEVEMIGR
- the pex2 gene encoding peroxisome biogenesis factor 2 isoform X2, which encodes MDLENKHDGKRTARGPETDADPQTPVLRISQLDALELDSALEQLLWTQFSQCFQNYRPGLLTPLEPELRALLQLLLWRFTLYSSNATVGQSLLSLRYHNTLSSSPRFRPLSRRQKLSLLLLTAGPRWLQERSHSLLLGLSTGGPMSEGGLLQQGLRKCLNLVSSIAQLTSLINFLVFLRKGHHPVLAERIVGARAVFSKPNVVRDVTYQYMNRELLWHGFAEFLIFLLPLIDTRKLKARVSSIVYGREKTDGAAAPEGQGVFKECGLCGEWPTMPHTAGCQHVFCYYCIKSHSIADAYLTCPKCGVEAGEPKLVKMEVEMIGR